Genomic DNA from Verrucomicrobiota bacterium:
AGGTGCGGCTTGAACTTGAACGCGATGAGGTCGTCGACGTTTTCGTCGGCCACGAGCACCACGTCGCCGCCGTTGCCGCCGTTGCCGCCGTCTGGGCCGCCGAGCGGCACGAACGCCTCGCGCCGGAAGCTCATGCACCCGTTGCCGCCGTCGCCGGCCTTGACCTTGATTGTGATCTCATCGACAAACATGGCGATTCGTCTTCTGGCTCAGCTCGTGCAAGCCCCTCATCGCGGAGGAGACATGTCGATTCTTGCCGATATGTGTTGCCACCGGCTCGAGCCCGCGGTGCACCGACATCAGACACACCCGGCTTCTCGATAGCGGCATTCACGCACTCAGAGTGGCTGAAGCCATATGTCGAGAAGCCCGCTGGAGGCGGGCTGCAGTAGGCTACGCTCGGCACAGTAAACCACCGGCTGAAGCCGGTGGCAAGGCTCATCGTTCGCGCAACGCGAATGTGGAGGCAGACCTTACTCGGGATCGGCTGATGTCGAGTGCTCGGGCCGGTTGCGGAAGAGCAACACCGTGTGCCCGCGATACGTCGCGTTCGTGTCCACGGGCTCAAACCATTCGTAGATGACGCCGCTGCCCTTTGGCGCCGCGTCCACGTCGAGCATGAAGACGTAGCGCGGGGGCGGCATCGTCGCCCACTCGCGGAGCGCCTTGCGCGTCAGGAGCACGTCGACGGCACGGCCAAGGTAGAAGTGCGTGCAGTCGTCGACTTGGCCGCTGTGCTCGCAGTAGCCGGCCAGCGGCGCATCCTCGGGCACAAGCTCCCTGAGATGGCGCGCGAAGTGCCGCGGGGAGAATGTCCGGTCAAGCGCGGGCACGAGCCCCATCTGGTAGCCGACAGCGATCCCTGCTGCTGCCGCGGCGATCAGGCCGAACGCCAACGCCGTCCGCCGGCGCCACAGCGCGGCCCCCGCAGCGAACAGGCCAGACAACGCCCCCGCCACGACGAGCGTGACCGCCCGATGCCCGCGCAGCACGCCCGTGATTTCCTCGAGCATGAGCCGGTCTTTCGCCACGGTCCAGCGGTCGGTGACGTACCATGACTCGTAGTCGAAATCCGACGCGAGTGTGACGACCACCACGACGACGCCCAGGCACACGAGCGCCGCCGCGATCACGCCGCCGTGCGACCAGCGCCACAAGCCGGGGCTCAGCGCGCGCCGGATGGCCGCGTGGCACATCTGGCCGACAAGCAGCGCGGCCGCCGGGTAGAAAGGCAGCATGTAGCGCCCCGCCTTCTTGCTGATCAGCGAGAACAGGACGAAGTACACGGCCAGCCACGCAAGGACGAAGGCGATGAAACGGTTCTCGTGGCGCCGCACCATACGCACGGCGAGCACGACGGCCGCCGGCAGCAGCAGGCTCCACGGGAAGAAATCGCCCAGGATGCGTGCGAGGTAGTAGCCCAGAATGGCGCCTGCCTCCTCGTGCTGCCAGCCGAAGTAGACGCTTGTCTCAGCGTCCATGACGTGGCGCAGACCGGCCCAGCCACCGAAGCGCACGAGCAGCGCGCCATACCACCACAGCCCCAGCACGACCATGACCGGCACGCCCCAGAGCCACGGCACACGGGCCAGACGGCGCCATTGGCGCGTCGTCGCCAGGTAGATACTCACGACGAGCAGCGGCGGCCCCATGCCTGCCGGCCCCTTGGCCATGCCCGCCAACCCGACGAGCACGAAGAAGAGCGCGAACTGGCCGCGGCCCCTCCGTGCCGGGCCAATGCCGGCGGGGCCGATCGCCGCAAAAAACGTGAGCAGCGCGGCCGTCACCAACAGCGTGAGCAGCACGTCGATCTTCGCCGTGCGCCAGTGCGAGTGCAGCAGCACGGGTGCCGTGAGCAAGACGATGGCCGCCAGGAACGCGGCGCGCTCGTGAAGAAACTTTCGCCCAACGAGAAACAGCACGAGCGCCGTCCCGAGTGCAAAGCACAGACTCGAGAATCGGACGCCGAACTCGTTCAGGCCAAAAACCCACGTCGAGCTGACAATCGTCCAGTGCAGCAGCGGCGGCTTGGTCACAAGCGGGTTGCCGCACAGATGCGGAACGAGGTAGTCGCCGGTCACGATCATCTCGCGCACCAGCTCGGCCGTGCGGTCCTCGCTCGACGGCCAGAACCCCTTTGACCCGGCGCCGACAAACAGCAGGAGGCCGCCCGCCGCGAGGAGAGCGATCAGGTAACGGAGGGTGGCCCTGTTGTTGGTCACGGCGTTCATCGCACGACGTTGTATGCGGGCCGGAGATCCAGATCAAGCCCTGTGCTGTCTCCCGCGGCGGAACGGGGTCCGGACAGACTGAGGCCCCGGTCTGTGCCTCAGTGAATGCCGCCGCGAGGGCCGGCCCCGGTTAGGCCGTGACCGGGCGAACGTTGACGCGCTTGCGAACGGGGTTTGACGAATCGAACTCAACGACGCCATCGACGAGGGCAAACAGTGTGTCGTCGTTGCCGCGCTTGACGTTCTTGCCCGGATGGATGCGCGTGCCGCGCTGGCGCACCAGGATGGTGCCGCCGGTAACGAGTTGGCCCGAGTAGCGCTTGACGCCGAGCCGCTTGCTGTGGCTCTCGCGCCCGTTGCGCGAGCTGCCCAGACCCTTCTTGTGTGCCATCGCTGGTCTCCAAGGAAAATAGGGACAGTCACCTATTTTCGCGCGATGTGCTCGTCATCAACGGCGACGAACACCGCATTGTCCAACCTGTTGCTCGCTGCCTGATTCTCTGGGAAATGGGTGACTGCCCCTCTTCCCCTTACGCCCCGACCTCGATCTTGGTGATCTTCACGACGGTGATCGGCTGGCGGTGGCCCACGTGACGGCGGTAGCCCTTGCGGCGCTTGAACTTCATGCCGTGCACCTTGCGCGCCTTGTCGTGGCGCATCACCTCGCCCTCCACGCGCGCCTTGGCCACGGTGGGCGAGCCGATCTGCGGCTCTTCGGTGCCGCCGATGTAGAGCACCTCGTCGAACTTGACGCTTTTGCCCTCGTCGCCGGGTAGGCGCTGAATCTGGATGATGTCGCCTTCTTTGACCGCGTGCTGCCGGCCGCCGGTCTGGATCACCGCGAACATAGTCTCTCTTTCCTGCGTGTTGGCTGCACCCGCACACCGTAAAGACGCGGGACGAAAAACCCCGGACCTTCTGCCCGGGGCGTCTCCCATAGGCTGCGGGAGGCTCGTATATAGCCGGTCTCCGAACCCAAGTCAACCCCGTCCTGCAAGAAAATTGCGGGCCGCCTCACCCGGCCACGCCACTTTTCCCCTTGTGATGAAAGCGCTCCGGAGGTAGGCTGCAACCAGATGCGCTCGGTATGTTCCCTGCCAGGAGGTTGGAATAGGCCATGACAACAACTGCTTACCCTGCCATCGGGTTACCCGGGGGCATGGAGTGGTTCTGGATCTTCCTGATCTTCCTGATCCTGTTCGGCGCTGCTGCGCTGCCCAAGCTGTTCCGGTCGCTCGGCAAGTCGGTCCGAGAGTTCAAGAAGGCCCAGGAAGGCCTCTACGACGAGATTGATAAGGCCGATCGGAACGACCGGGCTCACGACGAGAACGCTGCTGGCAAGGCAAGCGTCGAGGACAGGAAGCCGTCTGGTCCGGGGCCCTCGTCCTCCACCAATGCCTGAACCTTTCCAGGGGCGCGAGCCGGCACCGTCCGTCGAGGAGGCCTTCATCCCCGCCGTGCCAGAAACGCCTGCCGAGCAGCTCGAGACCAAGCCGTTCCTCGAGCACCTCAAGGAGCTGCGCACGACGCTGCTCAAGATCATTGGCGTGTTCGTCGTGTGTGCCATCGTCTGCTTCGTCGCCCTCAAGCCGATCGCGGGCTTGCTGCTGCGGCCGCTCGCGCAACTCGAAGCGAGCAAGGGCCTGGAGCCGGGCACGATCACGCTCATGACCCTGGGGCCGTCGGAGGGGTTCGCCGCACTCATGTCGATCGTGTTCGGCGCGGCGCTTGGGCTGAGCCTGCCGTTCACGCTCTGGTTCATCGCGCAGTTCGTCTCGCCGGGCCTGACGCCGGGCGAGCGGCGGGCCGTCGCGCCAGGGCTGATCGCGGGCGTGCTGCTGTTCGTCGCCGGGGTGCTGTTCGCGTTCTTCGTCACGTCATCGCTGCTGGTGGGCTTCCTCTACAGGCTCTACGAAGGCCTCGGGTGGCGCAACGCCTGGACGGTCAGAGACTACTATGCCTTCCTGACGCAGTTCCTGCTCGTGACGGGGCTGACGTTCGAGCTGCCGCTCGTGCTCGCGTTGCTGGTACGCGTCGAGGTGCTCTCTCTGGCCCAGCTCAGGCAATACCGGCGCCATGCCCTGATCGCCATCCTGTTGCTGGCTGCCGTGTTCACTCCGCCCGACGCGGCGTCGATGTTCCTGGTCGCCGGGCCGATGTACACGCTGTACGAAGCGTCGATTGCGGTCTCAACGCTCCTGAGACGCCGCGCACGCGGACAGAAACCCGCACTGCGGCAATAAGGCAAGGTTCCTTCCCCAAGGCCCGTGTGGAGACAGGCAGCGGGATCAGCGGCGAATCCAACCCTCGTAGGTGCGGTCGCCGCGCTGGTACTCGATGTAGATCCACCGGCCCCTGGTCCGGAGGATCTTCACCCGCTTGCCGGCCGGCAGGACATCGACCACGCGGTTATTGAGGTACACACGCACCGCGAACATCGAGGTGATGTACATGTTGGTGGGTGTGTTGGTGCGTTCCTCGTATGCTTCCTGACCCAGCGCTGCCGGGGCGCACAGGGACACTGCCAGCGCCGCGAGAACGATGAGTTTCTTCATTCCTCCTCCTTCCAGCCGGACTGCCCAAGCTGTTCCTATCGTTCGCCCCATAGCTTCTGTACCTCAGACACGCCCAGGCATCAAGTCTTTTCCTGGGCTTTCCGGCCGCCCTGCCTTCGCCCCAGAAATGCGTTGCCCGGGCCGGGCGACCCGCTATACTAAACCAACAACAACGCAAATGAGCTCCGGCGGGAATCTCATGCACAACAAAGAAGGTGCGCTGTTTGGCGCGGTTTTCTACAAGTTGCTTTCGCTGGGCATCGTGGTGATCTCTGTGGCCCTGGTGGTCTGGATCATCTGGGCCATTGTCCGCACCAGCGCCATAACCACCGAGGCAGCCGAACCCAAAGCGGACGGCAGTGCCGAGGTTTCGCCCCCCCCGGCATCCGCGGGCGACCCGCCGCTCGCCAACGTCCGCCTGGTCGGGCCGGGTAAGCCGGACCGGATCATCGAGGTGCTGCTCGTTCCCGTGGCGCGCAGCCTGGCGGCCCTCGATGAGCATCTCGGCCGCCTCTCGGGCCTTGCAGCGGACGCAGGTTTTTTCTGCGGCGGACCGTCATAACGGTCCATGCCCAACGCGCCTGGGAGCACCGCGAGCTCCGCATGATCCTGACCTTTGACGACGGCCCGCACCACGTGCCGCTCGGCACGGGGGAGAACTACACCGAGCGCCTGCTCGAAACCCTCGACGCCAACAGCGTGCAGGACCATATCAGGGCCGTCTTCTTCGTTCAGACCCATGTCGGCATCCGAGGCGCTACCGCCGAGGGCCAGCAGCTCATGGTGCGCGAGGCGGCGGCCGGCCACCTCGTCGGCATCCACACCGGCAGCACCGACGACCATGTGGACCACCGAACGCGTGCCCGCACCCCCGCCTACGACTGGAACCTCGACGGCGCGCTTGATGAGCTCGACGGTGCCAACGCCCTCGAATCCGACCTGCGCCGCGCCACCGACCGGATCAAGAAGCTGACCGGGACCGCGTCCCAGCTTGTGCGCCCCACCTACGGCGCGACCAACGGGGCCGTGCTGGCCGTCTACCGAACGCTCGGCTTGCGTATGCTGCTCTGGGATGTGGACAGCCGCGACGCGCTTGACCATGCACGAGGCGCTGCCGTCATCGCCGCCAACGTCCGAAGCCAAGTGCGCATGCAGATCCGCGCCGGTCATACAACGATCGTCATCCTCTTCCACGACATCCTCGCCGCGACAAGCACCCACCTCGACGACTACCTCATCGCCATCTACGAAGCCGCTGAAGCCGAAGGCAGGGTCGCCATCTTTCCCGGGAGTCGTGACGAGCTGCTCGAATGGCTCGACGACGCCCTCGGCCTCAACCACGAGCTGCTGGACAGCAAGCCATACGAGCTTGCGCCGGCAGAGTCGAACTGAGCCTGTCCTCCGAGCGGCGATCACGCCATCAATGGCACGGCGGCGAGGTTTGCTCACCGGCGCAATGCGGGCAGGCGGGCGTGGCCTTATGCTTCAGCTTAGGGAGTACGCGCGCGAGGAAGAGCGCGGCGACAAGGGCAAGGAAGACACCTCCGGCCAGGAGACGCCACACGGGGAAGCTGCGCTCGTGGGCGGCGCCGATGCTCGGGATAATGCGCCAGCCGGTCAGCCTGAGGAACCCGTCGAGCAGGAGGCCCATGACGACGGCGCACACCGAGATGCCGCCGATGTAGATGGCCGCGGCACGCTTGCCGAGCATGCCGCCCACGACAGTGATCGAGGTGGCGTTCGTCGCCGGGCCGGCCATGAGGAACACGAGCGCCGCGCCGGGGCTGAGGTCCTGGAAGATAAGCGCCGCGGCGATCGGCGTCGACGCGCTGCTGCACACGTAGAGCGGAATGCCGACGACGAGCATGACGAGCATGGTGAGCAGCCCGCCGCCGAGGTACCGGCCGATGGTGTTCTCGGGGATTGCCGCCGTGATGAGGCCCGCGATGAGCACGCCGAGCAGGAACCACCCGGCGATGTCGCCCAGCAGGTCCTTGAAGGCGTAGCGCAGACCCGCACCCACACGCGCGACGAAGCCGTGATGGCGCGCGTGCTCGTCGGGCGGGCAGTCGTCGCCACTGCAGCACGCGTCCACTTTGCAGGCGTCCGCCTTGACGACCGCAGGACTCGTCGCTGCGGGCTTCCCGAACAACGTCTGCACCAAGCCGGTGGCGACGCCCGAAACGAACGCGGCGATCGGCCGCACGACGGCCATGAGCGGTCCGAGCAGCGCGTAGGTAATGGCGATCGAGTCCACGCCCGTCTCCGGCGTCGAGACGAGGAACGAGGTCACTGCGCCGTCGTTGGCCCCCTGTCTGCGGATCGCCAGCGCTGCCGGCAGCACGCCGCACGAGCACAGCGGCAGCGGCACGCCGAGCACTGACGCCATCACGACCGGCCTGATTCGCCCGCGCCCGAGGTGGCGCGCGACGATCGCCGGGTCGAGGAAGATGTGCAGCATTCCGGCCACCACGAGGCCGAACACGACGAACGGCGCCGACTCCACGACGACGACCCACGCCTCGACGAATATGCCTTTGATCGCCTCAATCACCAGCGATCTCCTCGTACTGAGCCAGGGAACACGTCTCTGCGCTTATCACACTATCAACAGACTCCCGGTCTCACCCGGTTCCTCTGCTTGCGTGGCGCCGGCGCTACATCAGATCGACCGGATCGACATCGACGGTTACTTTGACGCTTGAGAAGGCTTCCGCCTTCCCGCAAGCGCTCCGAAGGAGCGCCAGCATCTTCGATGGCCGCGTCGATTTGAGGAAGAGCTGCATGCGGTGCTCGCGCTGGGCGCGGGCGATAGGTGCCTCGCTCGGGCCGAGCACCTCGACGCCGGGCTCGTTCACCTTCTCACACGCTGCCGCGAGCGATTCCGCCGCGCTTAGAACCTTCTTCGCATCGGGGCCGCGCAGCGTGACGCACACCATGTGCACGTGCGGCGGGTAGGAGCAAATCGGATTGCGCCGATTCTTGATCTCTTCGCCGTAGAACGCCTTGAAGTCGTGTCGAGCTGCGGCACGGATGGCGTGGCTGTCGGGCCGGTAGGTCTGGACGACGACCTCGCCGGGCACCTCGCCGCGGCCGGCGCGGCCGGCGACCTGGGTGATGAGCTGGAACGTCCGCTCGGCGGCGCGGAAGTCTTGCAGGCCGAGCGCCGTGTCGGCGACGATCACGCCGACGAGGGTCACGTTGGGCAGGTCGAGGCCTTTGGCGATCATCTGCGTGCCGACGAGGATATCGGCCCGGCCGGCGCGGAACTCGCCCAGGATGCCGGCATGGCTGTGCTTGGCCGTCGTCGTGTCGGAATCCATCCGCAGCACGCGCACGGCCGGGCCGTCGGTAGGCCGCGCGTCTGGGCGCACAAGAACCTTGTAGAGCATGCGTTCGACCTTCTGCGTGCCGACGCCGCGATAGAGCATCGCGCCCGCGCCGCACTTGGGACAGCTCGACACGACCGGCTGGGAATACCCGCACAGATGGCAGACAAGCTCGGCCGTTTCGGAGGAACGGCTGAGGCCGCGCGCCGTCGCATCGCCCCGTTTCTTGTGGTAGGTGAGCGAGACGCTGCAGCGCGCGCATTCGACGACGGCATTGCACTCGCGGCATTTCATGGTCGTCGCGTAGCCGCGCCGGTTGAGGAACAGAATCGTCTGCTCGCCTTTCTTCAGGCGGTCCTCGATCGCGTTGAGGAGCTCGGCCGAGAACACCGTCGGTCCTTTTTCGCGGCCGAGATCGACCACGCGGACGGCGGGCATCGGGCGCGAGTCGACGCGCTCCGGCAGCTCGAAGAGCGTGTACTTGCCGCGCTGGGCGTTCCAGTACGATTCGAGCGACGGTGTGGCGCTGCCGAGGATGACCGTGGCGCCCTCGAACGCCGCCCGCACCACGGCCACGTCGCGCGCGTGGTAGCGGGGGGCCGAGTCGGTCTGCTTGTACGAGGTCTCGTGCTCCTCGTCGACGACAATGAGCCCGAGCGGGTCGATGGGCGCAAACACGGCCGAGCGCGGCCCGACGGCGATGCGCGCGCGCCCCTCGAACAGCCGCCGCCACTCGTCGTGGCGCTCGCCGCCCGAGAGCCGGTGGTGGAGCACAGCCACTTGGCCGCCGAACCGGCCCTTGAACCGCTCGATGGTCTGCGGGGTGAGCGCAATCTCGGGCACGAGCACGATGGCGCCCTTGCCGCGTTCGAGCACGCGCGCCATGACCTGGAGGTAGACCTCCGTCTTGCCGCTGCCTGTGACGCCGTGGAGCAGGTTGACGCGCGCCTCGCCGTCGTCGAGCTGTTTCACGATGCCATCGTAGGCGGCTTGCTGCGCGCACGTGAGCGGCTTCGGCTCAGTGCGCACGAACGTCTCGCCGTGCGAGACGTCGCGGTCCACGCGCTGCTCGGCGACGGCGACGAGGCCATCCTTCTCGAGCGCCTTGACCGCGGCGGCGGACGCATCGGCACGCTTGCAGAGCTCGGTGAGCACGATCTCGCCCGTCGTGTTGAGCAGCACGTCGAGGACGGCGGCCTGCTTGGGCGCGCGGCGGCGACGCTCGACGCACGCGGCGCGCGTCTCGTCGAGCGTCACGGCACGGCGCACGACGCGGACGTGCTTCTCGGGCGGGGCGGGCTTGCGCACGCTGGCGGGCACGACGGTCTTGAGCGTCGCGCCGAGGTCGGCCATGTAGTAGTCGCTGATCCAGTGGGCGAGCTTGAGCAGACTGGCCGGTATGACGAACCCACTGTCTATGGCGCCGACGATCGGCTTGAGCTTCGGGTACGCCGGCTCGTCGGGGAACGCCGTGACCGTGCCCTGCACCTTGCGCTTGCCCAACGGCACCCACACGCGCGAGCCGACCCGCAGCCGGTCCTGGAGCTCATCAGGCACAGCGTAATCGAGCTGCCTGCCGACCGCCGCATCCACCGCCACCTGGGCGTACCTGTGCTCGTGAATCGTCATGCCGTGAGGATAGCAGAAACGGACGGTGTTGGGGTCGCGCGTTGACCGCGCTCAGACGGGGCGGGCACGGAGCGCCTGGGCAACCAGGTTCTTCAGCCACCGCCGGGCGGTGCGCGCCGTCTGCTTTGCCGCACGGTCGGCACACACGCGAATGCCGGACTTGGCGGTGATGGTGGAGGCCTTCGCAATGTGCATGAAGTCGGTGGGCGGCATGTCCTGTGAGCTCGTCGTGAGCACCCCGAAGACACGAACCCTCGCCGCCGGCACAAGGGACGACAGAAGCGGTCCACCAAACACCGCCATGGGAAGAACCAAGTAGGGTCTGCCCCGGTCGACCTCGACGAGGTGAACGCACAGGTTGCACCCGTCCGGCGCCGGCTGCCACGCCACCTCGATTCCCTTCTTGGCCAGCCTCTTCTCGAGCTGCTGGCGGAACCGGATGAGGGCGGGCTTCGCATCTCCCGGGACCTGCTCGACGACGCCGGCGGTATCGCAGTACGCCAAGAGCGTTTGCCTTCCGAGCCTCATAGGGCCACCTCTCCCCGACGCGACGCAAGACGATACTCTCGCCGGGAGACTGCGGCAGGTCAACCGTTGCGTCGCGATCGAGGCGGCAATCCTGACGGTCCGCCGCCGGAGCCACGACCCGTCTCGAGGCTCACTTGGCCAGCAGGTCCTTGGTGAACTTCGACAGCACGCCGTGGATGCGCCAGATGCGGAGCATCTGGCCGTCCTGGGCGTCGAGCAGCTCGGCCATGTCGGCGTTGAGCTCCTGAAGCTCGGCGCGGCTCAGCCGGATCGGCTGGTGCGCAAGCTCGACACTGCTCATCGGCAGGCCCGGGAAGTCGTTGAGCAACTGCGGGGTCAGGATGAGCAGCTCGACGGTCGTCTCGCCCTTCTCGGTGCGCGTGATCTTGAGCGGGTAGTAGAGCGCGTCGGTCTTGAAGCGATACTGGATCGCGTCGTTCGTCTTGGTCTCGGGGCCAAGCTCGACGACGTCGAAGACAAACCACTTGAACCCCTCGTCGAGGTACTCGTTGACGACCTCCTTGAGCGGCTCGGGAATCTCGGGATTCTCGACACCCTGCGCTTTGAGGTAGTCGTTGACCCACTCGACGAACTTGTCGCCGTTGAGCACCTCGG
This window encodes:
- a CDS encoding SO_0444 family Cu/Zn efflux transporter, which gives rise to MIEAIKGIFVEAWVVVVESAPFVVFGLVVAGMLHIFLDPAIVARHLGRGRIRPVVMASVLGVPLPLCSCGVLPAALAIRRQGANDGAVTSFLVSTPETGVDSIAITYALLGPLMAVVRPIAAFVSGVATGLVQTLFGKPAATSPAVVKADACKVDACCSGDDCPPDEHARHHGFVARVGAGLRYAFKDLLGDIAGWFLLGVLIAGLITAAIPENTIGRYLGGGLLTMLVMLVVGIPLYVCSSASTPIAAALIFQDLSPGAALVFLMAGPATNATSITVVGGMLGKRAAAIYIGGISVCAVVMGLLLDGFLRLTGWRIIPSIGAAHERSFPVWRLLAGGVFLALVAALFLARVLPKLKHKATPACPHCAGEQTSPPCH
- a CDS encoding polysaccharide deacetylase family protein yields the protein MILTFDDGPHHVPLGTGENYTERLLETLDANSVQDHIRAVFFVQTHVGIRGATAEGQQLMVREAAAGHLVGIHTGSTDDHVDHRTRARTPAYDWNLDGALDELDGANALESDLRRATDRIKKLTGTASQLVRPTYGATNGAVLAVYRTLGLRMLLWDVDSRDALDHARGAAVIAANVRSQVRMQIRAGHTTIVILFHDILAATSTHLDDYLIAIYEAAEAEGRVAIFPGSRDELLEWLDDALGLNHELLDSKPYELAPAESN
- a CDS encoding twin-arginine translocase TatA/TatE family subunit; amino-acid sequence: MTTTAYPAIGLPGGMEWFWIFLIFLILFGAAALPKLFRSLGKSVREFKKAQEGLYDEIDKADRNDRAHDENAAGKASVEDRKPSGPGPSSSTNA
- the priA gene encoding primosomal protein N', which translates into the protein MTIHEHRYAQVAVDAAVGRQLDYAVPDELQDRLRVGSRVWVPLGKRKVQGTVTAFPDEPAYPKLKPIVGAIDSGFVIPASLLKLAHWISDYYMADLGATLKTVVPASVRKPAPPEKHVRVVRRAVTLDETRAACVERRRRAPKQAAVLDVLLNTTGEIVLTELCKRADASAAAVKALEKDGLVAVAEQRVDRDVSHGETFVRTEPKPLTCAQQAAYDGIVKQLDDGEARVNLLHGVTGSGKTEVYLQVMARVLERGKGAIVLVPEIALTPQTIERFKGRFGGQVAVLHHRLSGGERHDEWRRLFEGRARIAVGPRSAVFAPIDPLGLIVVDEEHETSYKQTDSAPRYHARDVAVVRAAFEGATVILGSATPSLESYWNAQRGKYTLFELPERVDSRPMPAVRVVDLGREKGPTVFSAELLNAIEDRLKKGEQTILFLNRRGYATTMKCRECNAVVECARCSVSLTYHKKRGDATARGLSRSSETAELVCHLCGYSQPVVSSCPKCGAGAMLYRGVGTQKVERMLYKVLVRPDARPTDGPAVRVLRMDSDTTTAKHSHAGILGEFRAGRADILVGTQMIAKGLDLPNVTLVGVIVADTALGLQDFRAAERTFQLITQVAGRAGRGEVPGEVVVQTYRPDSHAIRAAARHDFKAFYGEEIKNRRNPICSYPPHVHMVCVTLRGPDAKKVLSAAESLAAACEKVNEPGVEVLGPSEAPIARAQREHRMQLFLKSTRPSKMLALLRSACGKAEAFSSVKVTVDVDPVDLM
- the rpmA gene encoding 50S ribosomal protein L27, with product MAHKKGLGSSRNGRESHSKRLGVKRYSGQLVTGGTILVRQRGTRIHPGKNVKRGNDDTLFALVDGVVEFDSSNPVRKRVNVRPVTA
- a CDS encoding SH3 domain-containing protein, giving the protein MKKLIVLAALAVSLCAPAALGQEAYEERTNTPTNMYITSMFAVRVYLNNRVVDVLPAGKRVKILRTRGRWIYIEYQRGDRTYEGWIRR
- a CDS encoding DUF2330 domain-containing protein encodes the protein MPGWRTYLRVAVVVVLVCLVLSASADRGSIPFNPRAEIFEPVQRAMIAWNGEEEVLLLSTDLRASEATKVLEVIPLPSEPKVTKGDVEVFQKAVDIINRHRPPKPAGTRGGAFGSDAKAEPPAAKITFHEKIGAHDISVAEVLNGDKFVEWVNDYLKAQGVENPEIPEPLKEVVNEYLDEGFKWFVFDVVELGPETKTNDAIQYRFKTDALYYPLKITRTEKGETTVELLILTPQLLNDFPGLPMSSVELAHQPIRLSRAELQELNADMAELLDAQDGQMLRIWRIHGVLSKFTKDLLAK
- the tatC gene encoding twin-arginine translocase subunit TatC translates to MPEPFQGREPAPSVEEAFIPAVPETPAEQLETKPFLEHLKELRTTLLKIIGVFVVCAIVCFVALKPIAGLLLRPLAQLEASKGLEPGTITLMTLGPSEGFAALMSIVFGAALGLSLPFTLWFIAQFVSPGLTPGERRAVAPGLIAGVLLFVAGVLFAFFVTSSLLVGFLYRLYEGLGWRNAWTVRDYYAFLTQFLLVTGLTFELPLVLALLVRVEVLSLAQLRQYRRHALIAILLLAAVFTPPDAASMFLVAGPMYTLYEASIAVSTLLRRRARGQKPALRQ
- the rplU gene encoding 50S ribosomal protein L21 — encoded protein: MFAVIQTGGRQHAVKEGDIIQIQRLPGDEGKSVKFDEVLYIGGTEEPQIGSPTVAKARVEGEVMRHDKARKVHGMKFKRRKGYRRHVGHRQPITVVKITKIEVGA
- a CDS encoding glycosyltransferase family 39 protein codes for the protein MTNNRATLRYLIALLAAGGLLLFVGAGSKGFWPSSEDRTAELVREMIVTGDYLVPHLCGNPLVTKPPLLHWTIVSSTWVFGLNEFGVRFSSLCFALGTALVLFLVGRKFLHERAAFLAAIVLLTAPVLLHSHWRTAKIDVLLTLLVTAALLTFFAAIGPAGIGPARRGRGQFALFFVLVGLAGMAKGPAGMGPPLLVVSIYLATTRQWRRLARVPWLWGVPVMVVLGLWWYGALLVRFGGWAGLRHVMDAETSVYFGWQHEEAGAILGYYLARILGDFFPWSLLLPAAVVLAVRMVRRHENRFIAFVLAWLAVYFVLFSLISKKAGRYMLPFYPAAALLVGQMCHAAIRRALSPGLWRWSHGGVIAAALVCLGVVVVVVTLASDFDYESWYVTDRWTVAKDRLMLEEITGVLRGHRAVTLVVAGALSGLFAAGAALWRRRTALAFGLIAAAAAGIAVGYQMGLVPALDRTFSPRHFARHLRELVPEDAPLAGYCEHSGQVDDCTHFYLGRAVDVLLTRKALREWATMPPPRYVFMLDVDAAPKGSGVIYEWFEPVDTNATYRGHTVLLFRNRPEHSTSADPE